The Pirellulimonas nuda genome includes a region encoding these proteins:
- a CDS encoding DUF1552 domain-containing protein has protein sequence MNPNAPTPFAMTPSQDRRRFLRDLGVGAAALPFLYGLPSARAGAPGPAAARKRLVVVFTPNGTLPDEFWPDRFGLDKAGRPHPLQVKPMLAALEPLRDQLLFLKGVNNEIRGDGDGHMRGMSCLLTATHLNPGNIQGGSDKPAGWASGISIDQEMARFFQSQDAGRTRFASLELGVAVPNRADPWTRMCYAGDDRPVAPLDDPHQVFDKLYRGAADRRRIAGVLDHVQEDLRRVAPRLSPEDRALLEEHMQQVSQLERDIAAASVETELAHPEPEIDPEIELVNDNTPAISRMQIELIVSALANGMTRVASLQFMRSVGQARMRWLGIEDGHHGLSHEPDSDKAAYDKLKRINSWFAGEVAHLAKRLAETPEPGGAGGNMLDNTQIVWVNELGKGNSHTLNNIPFLLVGGGAGFQRGRALDMKGVPHNRLWMALAHGLGHTGLKSFGAEKYCADGPLVLG, from the coding sequence ATGAACCCCAACGCGCCGACGCCGTTTGCTATGACGCCCAGCCAAGACCGCCGCCGGTTCCTCCGCGACCTCGGGGTGGGGGCCGCGGCGCTGCCGTTCCTGTACGGGCTGCCCAGCGCCCGCGCCGGCGCCCCCGGGCCCGCCGCCGCGCGCAAGCGGCTGGTGGTGGTGTTCACCCCCAACGGCACGCTGCCGGACGAGTTCTGGCCCGACCGGTTCGGCCTCGACAAAGCGGGGCGGCCCCACCCGCTGCAGGTGAAGCCGATGCTCGCGGCGCTCGAGCCGCTGCGTGACCAGTTGCTGTTCCTCAAGGGGGTGAACAACGAGATCCGCGGCGACGGCGACGGCCACATGCGCGGCATGTCGTGCCTGCTGACCGCCACGCACCTCAACCCGGGCAACATCCAAGGCGGCTCCGACAAGCCGGCCGGGTGGGCGTCGGGCATCTCCATCGACCAAGAGATGGCCCGCTTCTTCCAGTCGCAGGACGCGGGCCGCACGCGGTTCGCCTCGCTCGAGCTGGGCGTCGCGGTCCCCAACCGCGCCGACCCGTGGACCCGTATGTGCTACGCAGGCGACGACCGCCCGGTCGCCCCGCTGGACGACCCGCACCAGGTGTTCGACAAGCTCTACCGCGGCGCCGCCGACCGCCGGCGGATCGCGGGGGTGCTGGACCACGTGCAGGAAGACCTACGCCGCGTGGCGCCGCGGCTCAGCCCCGAGGACCGCGCGTTGCTGGAGGAGCACATGCAGCAGGTGAGCCAACTAGAACGCGACATCGCGGCCGCCTCGGTCGAGACCGAGCTGGCGCACCCCGAACCCGAGATCGATCCAGAGATCGAGCTGGTCAACGACAACACGCCGGCGATCAGCCGGATGCAGATCGAGCTGATCGTGAGCGCCCTGGCCAACGGCATGACGCGGGTCGCAAGCCTGCAGTTCATGCGCTCGGTCGGCCAGGCGCGGATGCGTTGGCTGGGCATCGAAGACGGGCACCACGGGCTGTCGCACGAGCCCGACTCCGACAAGGCCGCCTACGACAAGCTCAAGCGGATCAACTCCTGGTTCGCGGGCGAGGTGGCCCACCTGGCTAAGCGGCTCGCCGAAACCCCCGAGCCGGGGGGCGCGGGGGGCAACATGCTGGACAACACCCAGATCGTGTGGGTCAACGAGCTGGGCAAGGGGAACTCGCACACGCTCAACAACATCCCCTTCTTGCTGGTGGGCGGGGGCGCCGGCTTCCAGCGCGGCCGCGCGCTCGACATGAAGGGCGTGCCGCACAACCGGCTGTGGATGGCGCTGGCGCACGGGCTCGGGCACACGGGGCTGAAGAGCTTCGGCGCGGAGAAATACTGCGCCGACGGGCCGCTGGTGCTTGGGTAG
- a CDS encoding outer membrane protein assembly factor BamB family protein, producing MRTRYVTLLAIAFLLGPAGFGHADHRVLMQGEGKLAIVAADGAVEWEMPWGPIHDLHVLPGGNILTQDRMRRVVEIDTIQKKVVWSYDSASAGGNAGRPVEVHAVQPLADGRVMIAESGPGRIIEVDRSGAIVHQVKLKIARPDAHRDTRLVRKIAGGNYLVCHEGEGVVREYHGQTGDVVWEYPVPLFGRARADGHGPEAFGNQAFAALRLAGGSTLIATGNGHGVIEVTPQKEVVWRLDQHDLPGVTLAWVTTLEVLPGGNYVIGNCHAGPDNPLLIEIEPESKRVVWTFDRFDLFGNAASNSQVLDAGPPALR from the coding sequence ATGCGAACCCGCTACGTCACTCTGCTGGCGATCGCCTTCCTGCTCGGCCCCGCTGGCTTCGGCCACGCGGACCACCGAGTGCTGATGCAGGGAGAAGGAAAACTGGCGATCGTCGCCGCCGATGGCGCGGTGGAGTGGGAGATGCCCTGGGGACCCATTCACGACCTCCACGTGCTCCCCGGCGGCAACATCCTCACGCAAGACCGCATGCGACGCGTTGTCGAAATCGATACGATCCAGAAGAAAGTGGTCTGGTCCTACGACTCGGCCTCGGCCGGGGGCAACGCCGGCCGGCCGGTAGAAGTGCACGCCGTGCAGCCGCTGGCGGACGGCCGGGTGATGATCGCCGAATCGGGGCCCGGCAGGATCATCGAGGTCGACCGCAGCGGCGCCATCGTGCATCAGGTCAAGCTGAAGATCGCCCGGCCCGACGCGCACCGCGACACGCGCCTGGTGCGGAAGATCGCCGGCGGCAACTACCTGGTTTGCCACGAAGGGGAGGGGGTGGTGCGCGAGTACCACGGCCAGACCGGCGACGTCGTATGGGAGTACCCGGTCCCGCTGTTCGGGCGCGCCCGCGCGGATGGGCACGGGCCCGAGGCGTTTGGCAATCAGGCGTTCGCGGCGCTGCGGCTCGCCGGCGGCAGCACGCTGATCGCTACCGGCAACGGGCACGGCGTCATCGAGGTGACTCCTCAGAAAGAAGTCGTCTGGCGGCTCGACCAGCACGACCTGCCGGGCGTCACGCTCGCCTGGGTGACCACGCTCGAGGTGCTCCCCGGCGGAAACTACGTGATCGGCAACTGCCACGCGGGGCCCGACAACCCGCTGCTGATCGAGATCGAGCCGGAGTCCAAGCGGGTTGTGTGGACGTTCGACCGCTTCGACCTGTTCGGCAACGCGGCGTCGAACTCACAGGTCCTCGATGCCGGACCGCCGGCGCTCCGCTAG